The genomic window ATTTACGATCGCAAATGTCATTGCAAGAACAGGTAAGCCGGCCATTGTTATGGCACCTAACAAAACATTAGCTGCACAACTTTACTCAGAATTTAGAGAGTTTTTTCCTCATAATGCAGTGGAATATTTTGTATCTTATTACGATTATTATCAACCAGAAGCTTATGTGCCTGCGCGAGATCTTTTTATTGAAAAAGATTCGAGTATTAATGAGCATATCGAGCAGATGCGCCTATCTGCAACTAAGGCGCTCCTTGAGCGTGACGACAGTATTATTGTAGCGACAGTATCCGCAATCTACGGTATTGGAGACCCTGTAGATTATCAGGGCATGGTCATGCAACTTGTGCAAGGTGAAAAATTATTACAACGTAATATTATTTTGCGGTTAGTGTCCATGCAATATGATCGAAATGATTTTGACTTTTCACGTGGTGCTTTCAGAGTCAGAGGCGATACGATTGATATATTTCCTGCTGAAAATTCAGAAACTGCAATTAGAGTTACTTTGTTTGATGATTTGATTGAATCTATTACGCTCTTTGATCCCCTCACAGGACAAATGTACAAAAAAGTTAAACATTTTACTGTGTATCCCTCGAGTCATTATGTGACGCCTCGAGACACAGTAGTGAGAGCTATCGAAAAAATAAAAAATGAATTAAGGGAGCGTTCTGATTATTTTGTTAAGGCTAATAAATTAGTTGAGGCACAAAGAATTGAACAGCGCACTCGTTTTGATATTGAGATGTTAAATGAAATAGGTTTCTGCAAAGGCATTGAAAATTATTCGAGACATTTGTCAGGAAGAAATCCTGGCGATCCACCCCCAACTTTAATTGAGTATTTACCTAAAGATGCTTTAATGATTATTGATGAAAGCCATGTCACCGTGCCTCAGGTGGGGGGCATGTATAAAGGAGATCGCGCAAGAAAAGAAAATTTAGTGGGGTATGGTTTTAGATTACCTTCAGCGCTGGACAATCGACCTTTAAAGTTCGAAGAATTTGAAAAAACGATGCGCCAGTGTATTTTTGTATCTGCAACACCAGCAGACTATGAGGCTACTCATACAGAGCAAGTTGTAGAGCAGGTAGCAAGACCTACTGGACTTATTGACCCTGAAATTACTGTGAAACCTGCAGATACCCAAGTGGATGATTTATTGAGCGAGATCAATATTCGTGTTGAAAAAAATGAAAGAGTATTGGCGACTACTTTAACTAAACGCATGGCGGAAGATTTAACTGATTATTTAACTGAGCATCAAATTAAGGTGCGTTACCTTCATTCAGATATTGATACAGTAGAGCGTGTTGAAATTATCCGCGACTTAAGATTGGGTAAGTTTGATGTTGTGGTAGGTATCAATTTATTAAGAGAGGGTTTAGATATCCCAGAGGTATCATTAGTAGCGGTATTAGACGCTGATAAAGAGGGATTTCTAAGGTCTGAACGTTCGCTTATTCAAACTGCAGGAAGAGCAGCCCGAAATCTCAATGGGCAAGTGATTTTCTATGGTAACAAGATCACACGAAGCATGAAGATTGCAATTGATGAAACCAACCGAAGACGCGAAAAGCAAATTGCTTTTAATCTGGAAAATAATATTACGCCAGTGGGGGTGATTAAAAAGATTAAAGATATCATTGAGGGCACCTTTGATAAGGCAGAGGTTGATCTTAATCGAGCCCTCAAAAAAGAAGAAGCTCGTTATGACCATCTTAATGAAAAACAGATGGCCAAAGAAATTCAAAAAATTGAAAAGACAATGCAGACGGCGGCTCGCAATTTAGAGTTCGAAAAAGCGGCTCAACTTCGAGATGAGGCAAAATTTCTTAAAGAAAGGCTTTACGGGGCAGGGCTTAAGGACCGAATTGACCTTTAAAAGTCATTGATTTAATCTAAAAAACACCTATAATACTTGATCTTTCTACCTTGCTTTACAGTGAGTTGCATCACTGAAAGCTTTTAACCATAAGGAGATTTATATGCGACATTATGAAGTAGTATTTATCGTACATCCTGATCAAAGCGAACAAGTGCCTGGCATGATTGAACGCTACAGATCTCTAGTCACATCCAAAGGTGGAAAGCTCCACCGCCTCGAAGATTGGGGTCGCAAACAGCTTGCTTACATGATTGAAAAAATTCATAAAGCTCATTATGTGCTGATGAATATCGAATGCGACATTGAAACGCTTGCAGAATTAGAGCATGCATTTAAGTTCAATGATGCCGTGTTACGTCATTTGATTATGAGCACAAAAACAGCCGTGACTGCACCATCAATTATGATGAAAGAAGAAAAATCAAAATCAGTGCTTGATAAAGATGAGCGCGCTGCACCTGAGGTTGCTGTAGCTTAATCTAGATTGAATTATTTAGAGATTTCTGGGGAAGTGTGCCATGTGGATCCGGTACGTTATACACCCGCAGGAATACCAGCTCTTAATCTTACGTTAAAACATAGTTCGGAGCAGATTGAGGCAAATTTAAAACTGACAATCAA from Candidatus Methylopumilus planktonicus includes these protein-coding regions:
- the uvrB gene encoding excinuclease ABC subunit UvrB; the protein is MLLTFPNSPYKLFQPFSPAGDQPQAIDLLTKGIVDGKKFQTLLGVTGSGKTFTIANVIARTGKPAIVMAPNKTLAAQLYSEFREFFPHNAVEYFVSYYDYYQPEAYVPARDLFIEKDSSINEHIEQMRLSATKALLERDDSIIVATVSAIYGIGDPVDYQGMVMQLVQGEKLLQRNIILRLVSMQYDRNDFDFSRGAFRVRGDTIDIFPAENSETAIRVTLFDDLIESITLFDPLTGQMYKKVKHFTVYPSSHYVTPRDTVVRAIEKIKNELRERSDYFVKANKLVEAQRIEQRTRFDIEMLNEIGFCKGIENYSRHLSGRNPGDPPPTLIEYLPKDALMIIDESHVTVPQVGGMYKGDRARKENLVGYGFRLPSALDNRPLKFEEFEKTMRQCIFVSATPADYEATHTEQVVEQVARPTGLIDPEITVKPADTQVDDLLSEINIRVEKNERVLATTLTKRMAEDLTDYLTEHQIKVRYLHSDIDTVERVEIIRDLRLGKFDVVVGINLLREGLDIPEVSLVAVLDADKEGFLRSERSLIQTAGRAARNLNGQVIFYGNKITRSMKIAIDETNRRREKQIAFNLENNITPVGVIKKIKDIIEGTFDKAEVDLNRALKKEEARYDHLNEKQMAKEIQKIEKTMQTAARNLEFEKAAQLRDEAKFLKERLYGAGLKDRIDL
- the rpsF gene encoding 30S ribosomal protein S6, producing the protein MRHYEVVFIVHPDQSEQVPGMIERYRSLVTSKGGKLHRLEDWGRKQLAYMIEKIHKAHYVLMNIECDIETLAELEHAFKFNDAVLRHLIMSTKTAVTAPSIMMKEEKSKSVLDKDERAAPEVAVA